A window of Campylobacter lari subsp. lari contains these coding sequences:
- a CDS encoding autotransporter family protein — protein sequence MKLSYYTSKVLMSVSIGALLSSAALTQEITITDGDGSMEQHFETNDGQHFTLKNDYTNGNLTININDTDLPNSIAKEGYEDLATVNINLGSNELTIKNISHGDISTYVTNYTINAKKTEAIDVIFQSTNGKSIVNGDFSIKGSSSPTEGVLDDIKSSAILIGDGHGLQGSLEVNGNFTADQSTLFTIGGNKSQNHIQVNGKANITNSNFSIGTTSFGGLALNNYVFMSASEGFNEDITDSNKASANISKSFESIVGMSNKDLGLDYEVVRAMDVKDFVDYKLSTKDNKLLISGGANENVNNNKMILESDKKYLELIKTDLEDAKDDEGVNIEKIDEAIAKIDEQIKQIQDMISNAGDKISDDDYIKNDSSVSASNKDFVSKILDGLKIGGDLNAIGSIKFDKVGEQVANDIKDSAKSISNVNQASSGINSTINVSNDVSIGSRVAMLNNPYGNYATKLSQIRFATNDYRGNYVDNYNNSIWGNVIGGANIIDGDSGALYGSTIGMDRKINDDVIIGAYFTYANAKIKDNLLTQKSDNFQLGAYSNIYISPKIEVNVKAYAQISPTDQDIINRGFNTTNSADFNRKFFGLSANMGYVFDFSDNTLFIKPFAGANYYYAHTPSYKENGIAGKDVSSASNNSISLELGAEFRKYMNEKSYLFITPKIEQYVMNNGDDFVASLNGVALPSVKSDDKKKTYGQIIIGGNVDISEQFSLNAGIGAKQILAGKTDGKNETYVSGQVGFKYKF from the coding sequence ATGAAACTTTCTTATTATACAAGTAAGGTTTTAATGAGTGTTAGCATTGGTGCTTTATTAAGCAGTGCTGCTTTAACTCAAGAAATTACTATTACTGATGGTGATGGTAGCATGGAGCAACATTTTGAAACAAATGATGGACAACATTTTACTTTAAAAAATGATTATACTAATGGCAATTTAACCATAAATATCAACGATACAGATCTACCCAACAGCATAGCAAAAGAAGGTTATGAAGATCTTGCGACGGTGAATATTAATTTAGGTTCTAATGAACTTACTATTAAAAATATTTCACATGGAGATATTTCTACCTATGTAACAAATTATACTATCAATGCTAAAAAAACCGAAGCTATAGATGTAATATTTCAAAGCACAAATGGAAAATCTATCGTAAATGGAGATTTTAGTATAAAAGGTTCATCTAGTCCTACAGAAGGTGTTTTAGATGATATAAAATCTTCAGCTATATTAATCGGCGATGGACATGGCCTACAAGGCTCTCTTGAAGTAAATGGAAATTTCACAGCTGATCAATCTACTCTATTTACCATAGGTGGTAATAAAAGTCAAAACCACATACAAGTAAATGGCAAAGCAAATATCACAAATTCAAACTTTTCTATAGGAACAACAAGTTTTGGTGGTTTAGCTTTAAATAATTATGTTTTCATGAGTGCAAGTGAAGGGTTTAATGAAGATATAACAGACTCAAACAAAGCTAGTGCAAATATAAGTAAAAGTTTTGAAAGCATTGTTGGTATGAGCAACAAAGACTTAGGACTTGATTATGAAGTTGTAAGAGCTATGGATGTAAAAGATTTTGTTGATTATAAACTTTCCACTAAAGACAATAAGCTTTTAATTAGTGGTGGTGCAAATGAAAATGTAAATAACAATAAGATGATTCTAGAAAGCGATAAAAAATATCTAGAATTAATTAAAACTGATTTAGAAGATGCCAAAGATGATGAAGGTGTTAATATAGAAAAAATTGATGAAGCCATTGCAAAAATTGATGAGCAAATAAAACAAATTCAAGATATGATTAGCAATGCCGGAGATAAAATCTCTGACGATGATTACATTAAAAACGATTCTAGCGTTTCAGCTTCTAACAAAGACTTTGTTTCTAAAATTTTAGATGGGCTTAAAATTGGTGGAGATTTAAATGCAATAGGTAGTATTAAATTTGATAAAGTCGGGGAACAAGTAGCAAATGATATAAAAGATTCAGCTAAATCTATCTCAAATGTAAATCAAGCCTCATCAGGTATAAACTCAACTATTAATGTATCAAATGATGTATCTATAGGTTCTCGTGTAGCTATGTTAAATAATCCTTATGGAAATTACGCTACAAAATTATCTCAAATAAGATTTGCTACTAATGATTATAGAGGAAATTATGTTGATAATTATAATAACAGCATTTGGGGTAATGTAATAGGTGGTGCAAACATCATAGATGGAGATAGTGGTGCTTTATATGGATCTACTATAGGTATGGACAGAAAAATTAACGATGATGTTATTATTGGAGCTTATTTTACTTATGCAAATGCAAAAATAAAAGATAATCTTTTAACTCAAAAATCAGATAATTTCCAACTTGGTGCTTATTCTAATATCTATATTAGTCCAAAAATAGAAGTTAATGTTAAAGCATATGCTCAAATTTCTCCAACAGATCAAGATATTATAAATAGAGGATTCAACACTACAAATAGTGCTGATTTTAACAGAAAATTCTTTGGTTTGAGTGCTAATATGGGGTATGTTTTTGATTTTAGCGACAATACTTTATTTATCAAACCTTTCGCTGGAGCAAACTACTACTATGCACACACTCCAAGCTACAAAGAAAATGGAATTGCGGGAAAAGATGTGAGTAGCGCTAGCAACAATTCTATTTCGTTAGAACTTGGTGCTGAATTTAGGAAATATATGAATGAAAAATCATATCTATTTATCACTCCAAAAATAGAACAATATGTAATGAATAATGGAGATGATTTTGTAGCAAGTTTAAACGGTGTAGCGCTACCTAGTGTAAAAAGTGATGACAAGAAAAAAACTTATGGACAAATCATCATAGGTGGAAATGTAGATATTAGTGAGCAATTTAGCTTAAATGCAGGTATTGGAGCTAAACAAATACTAGCTGGTAAAACAGATGGTAAAAATGAAACTTATGTAAGTGGTCAAGTAGGTTTTAAATACAAATTCTAA
- a CDS encoding ArsC/Spx/MgsR family protein, whose protein sequence is MLKFYGIKNCNSVKKAMDYLNSKQIEFEFLDIKKLDEKTLDFWLSKRSVLELVNIAGMSARKIGLSKEKLQNLNQGEIKVMILQSPTLIKRPLIVKDDEVFIAKEYESF, encoded by the coding sequence ATGTTAAAATTTTATGGTATTAAAAATTGTAATAGTGTTAAAAAAGCTATGGATTATTTAAATTCTAAGCAAATTGAATTTGAATTTTTAGACATTAAAAAACTAGATGAAAAAACTTTAGATTTTTGGCTTAGTAAAAGAAGTGTTTTAGAGCTTGTAAATATAGCAGGTATGAGTGCTAGAAAAATAGGCTTAAGTAAAGAAAAACTCCAAAATTTAAACCAAGGTGAAATTAAAGTGATGATTTTACAAAGTCCAACACTCATAAAACGCCCATTAATTGTAAAAGATGATGAAGTTTTTATAGCTAAAGAATATGAGAGTTTTTAA
- a CDS encoding class II 3-deoxy-7-phosphoheptulonate synthase: MKWTKDSWKNYKIQQQPQYPDGNELQGVVKQLEKLPPLVFAGEVDKLKKSLANVVNSQAFLLQGGDCAESFVNFGADNIRDMFKVMLQMAIVLTFAGSCPIVKVGRVAGQFAKPRSSDFEEVDGVKLPSYRGDIINGFEFNEKSRIADPKRMLEAYYQSATTLNLLRAFSRGGLADLRVVHKWNLGFLKKVELGRKYDELSEKITQALAFMQACGITDTPNLSQTAFYTSHEALLLPYEEALTRVDSLSGEIYDCSAHMLWIGERTRKADEAHVHFLSGVKNPLGVKLSANYDLDEIKKLVNILNPHNEAGRLNFIIRMGCDKIENALPKLFKELKQEGFNILYSIDPMHANTVKSGNFKTREFDKIIQEVRAFFEIAMSEGVYPGGVHLEMTGQNVTECVGGSLNITQEELSKRYETQCDPRLNADQALELAFIIADLVKKARRC, translated from the coding sequence ATGAAATGGACTAAAGATTCTTGGAAAAATTATAAAATTCAACAACAACCACAATATCCCGATGGAAATGAATTGCAAGGTGTTGTAAAACAATTAGAAAAATTACCACCGCTTGTTTTTGCAGGTGAGGTAGATAAGTTAAAAAAATCCCTTGCTAATGTTGTAAATTCTCAAGCATTTTTACTCCAAGGAGGAGATTGCGCGGAGAGTTTTGTAAATTTTGGCGCTGATAATATAAGAGATATGTTTAAAGTCATGCTTCAAATGGCTATAGTGCTTACTTTTGCAGGATCTTGTCCTATCGTTAAAGTAGGGCGCGTTGCAGGGCAATTTGCAAAGCCAAGAAGCAGTGATTTTGAAGAAGTAGATGGAGTAAAGCTTCCAAGTTATCGTGGGGATATTATTAATGGTTTTGAATTTAATGAAAAATCAAGAATAGCTGATCCTAAAAGAATGCTAGAAGCATATTATCAAAGTGCTACAACTTTAAATTTATTAAGAGCTTTTTCAAGAGGCGGTTTAGCAGATTTAAGAGTAGTGCATAAGTGGAATTTGGGTTTTTTAAAAAAGGTAGAGCTTGGGAGAAAATATGATGAACTTAGTGAAAAAATCACTCAAGCTTTAGCTTTTATGCAAGCTTGTGGCATCACCGATACTCCAAATCTTTCTCAAACAGCCTTTTATACTTCTCATGAAGCCTTGCTTTTGCCTTATGAAGAAGCTTTAACTAGAGTAGATAGTTTAAGTGGGGAAATTTATGATTGTTCAGCACATATGCTTTGGATAGGTGAGCGTACTAGAAAAGCAGATGAAGCACATGTGCATTTTTTAAGTGGAGTGAAAAATCCACTTGGTGTTAAGCTTAGTGCTAATTATGATTTAGATGAGATTAAAAAGTTAGTAAATATTTTAAATCCACATAATGAAGCAGGAAGATTAAATTTCATCATTCGTATGGGATGTGATAAGATAGAAAATGCCTTGCCAAAATTATTTAAAGAGTTAAAACAAGAAGGATTTAATATACTTTATAGCATAGATCCTATGCATGCAAATACGGTTAAATCGGGTAATTTCAAAACAAGAGAATTTGATAAAATCATTCAAGAAGTGCGTGCATTTTTTGAAATAGCTATGAGTGAGGGAGTATATCCTGGTGGGGTACATCTAGAGATGACAGGGCAAAATGTAACTGAATGTGTGGGAGGCTCTTTAAATATCACTCAAGAAGAACTTTCTAAACGCTATGAAACACAATGTGATCCAAGATTAAATGCTGATCAAGCTTTAGAATTAGCATTTATCATAGCAGACTTAGTTAAAAAGGCAAGAAGATGTTAA
- a CDS encoding cupin domain-containing protein yields MKFRTQIYEVISWEQEIQNGINITKKIENAYAKEVCITMSKDSFMKDHKAPFDITIQVLKGSIDFGVLNQKILLKTLDSISLKAHEIHNLLALEDSIVRLTLYKQDSLERVESVLKS; encoded by the coding sequence GTGAAATTTAGAACTCAAATATATGAAGTAATTTCTTGGGAACAAGAAATTCAAAATGGCATAAATATAACTAAGAAAATAGAAAATGCTTATGCTAAAGAAGTATGCATAACTATGTCAAAAGACAGCTTTATGAAAGATCATAAAGCGCCTTTTGATATTACCATACAAGTATTAAAAGGCTCCATTGATTTTGGGGTTTTAAATCAAAAAATTCTACTTAAAACACTAGATAGTATAAGCTTAAAAGCTCATGAAATTCATAATCTTTTGGCGCTAGAAGATTCTATAGTGCGCTTAACTTTATATAAACAAGATAGCCTTGAACGCGTTGAAAGTGTTTTAAAATCTTAA
- the rplS gene encoding 50S ribosomal protein L19 yields MKNKYIEQFEQKQIEGKNVPEFRAGDTLRLAIRIKEGDKTRIQNFEGICIARRGNGVDETFIVRKIGANNVGVERIFPIYSESLESITVLRRGRVRRARLFYLRDRRGKAARIKELKK; encoded by the coding sequence ATGAAAAATAAATACATTGAGCAATTTGAGCAAAAACAAATTGAAGGTAAAAATGTTCCAGAATTTCGTGCTGGAGATACTTTAAGACTTGCGATTCGCATTAAAGAAGGCGATAAAACGAGAATTCAAAATTTTGAAGGTATTTGTATAGCACGTAGAGGAAATGGTGTAGATGAAACTTTCATCGTACGCAAAATCGGCGCTAACAATGTAGGTGTTGAAAGAATTTTCCCTATATATAGTGAAAGTTTAGAAAGTATTACTGTATTAAGAAGAGGTCGTGTACGCCGTGCTAGATTATTCTACCTAAGAGATAGAAGAGGTAAGGCTGCTCGTATTAAAGAACTTAAAAAATAA
- the trmD gene encoding tRNA (guanosine(37)-N1)-methyltransferase TrmD has product MKYTFVSLFPELIEPYFQTSILARAKEKGILEFTFVNPRKFTTNKHFKVDDYKIGGGAGLLLQAQPLYDCLMHIKKQDKNVHFVFLLPCAKTFKQADAKRLSKKDHICFVSSRYEGLDERIVEEFANEVFSIGDFILTGGELASLVMCDAISRNIQDVLGNSESLSEESFENDLLEAPSFSKPFVFEKENKKFYVPSEFLKGNHAKITALKTTLASCKTKYFRPDLYQKHERKF; this is encoded by the coding sequence ATGAAATATACTTTTGTAAGTTTATTCCCAGAGCTTATTGAGCCTTATTTTCAAACTTCTATTTTAGCAAGGGCAAAAGAAAAGGGAATATTAGAATTTACTTTTGTTAATCCTAGAAAATTTACCACAAACAAGCACTTTAAAGTAGATGATTATAAAATAGGAGGAGGTGCAGGGCTTTTGCTACAAGCTCAACCTTTGTATGATTGCTTAATGCATATTAAAAAGCAAGATAAAAATGTTCATTTTGTTTTTCTTTTGCCTTGTGCTAAGACTTTTAAGCAAGCTGATGCTAAAAGATTAAGCAAGAAAGATCATATTTGCTTTGTAAGTAGTAGATATGAGGGTTTGGATGAGCGCATTGTGGAAGAATTTGCTAATGAGGTATTTTCTATAGGTGATTTTATACTTACAGGCGGAGAGCTAGCATCTTTGGTGATGTGTGATGCTATTAGTAGAAATATTCAAGATGTTCTTGGAAATAGTGAAAGTTTAAGTGAAGAAAGTTTTGAAAATGACTTATTAGAAGCCCCATCATTTTCCAAGCCATTTGTTTTTGAAAAGGAAAATAAAAAATTTTATGTGCCTTCAGAGTTTTTAAAGGGAAATCACGCTAAAATCACAGCTTTAAAAACTACTTTGGCGTCTTGCAAAACGAAATATTTTCGTCCTGATTTGTATCAAAAGCATGAACGCAAATTTTAA
- the rimM gene encoding ribosome maturation factor RimM (Essential for efficient processing of 16S rRNA), which produces MKNDLVQVAKLGKSVGLKGYVKLHNLSDFYEQFKIGAKFFDINQKIYTIKAFDKTRSLVLFEGFESVDAAKTLTNITLFQTIEATKETCKLKKDEYFYFDIIGCDVIENEKKLGVVEDILENGAGFLFCIKCDEKLQAKVKNFYIPYVDKYIQKVDVENKKIFTQFALDILENS; this is translated from the coding sequence TTGAAGAATGATTTAGTCCAAGTTGCTAAACTTGGGAAAAGTGTTGGTTTGAAAGGCTATGTAAAATTACATAATCTTAGTGATTTTTATGAGCAGTTTAAAATAGGTGCTAAATTTTTTGATATTAATCAAAAAATTTACACCATAAAGGCTTTTGATAAAACTAGATCTTTAGTTTTATTTGAAGGATTTGAGAGTGTTGATGCTGCTAAAACCTTAACTAATATTACTCTTTTTCAAACTATTGAAGCTACAAAAGAAACTTGCAAATTAAAAAAAGATGAGTATTTTTATTTTGACATAATTGGATGTGATGTTATTGAAAATGAGAAAAAATTAGGTGTAGTTGAAGACATTTTAGAAAATGGAGCAGGGTTTTTATTTTGTATAAAATGCGATGAAAAACTACAGGCAAAGGTTAAAAATTTTTATATTCCTTATGTTGATAAATATATTCAAAAAGTTGATGTAGAAAATAAAAAGATATTCACACAATTTGCTTTAGATATTTTAGAAAATTCATGA
- a CDS encoding KH domain-containing protein, with the protein MVENFLREYAKLIVDFPEKVDIQRQNLENNFAEIIIYVDPSDTGKLIGKNGKLINAIKTVIMAYKVKDATSYRITVKAIEE; encoded by the coding sequence ATGGTTGAAAATTTTTTAAGAGAATACGCAAAATTAATTGTTGATTTTCCTGAAAAAGTTGATATACAAAGACAAAATTTAGAAAATAATTTTGCTGAAATTATCATTTATGTCGATCCATCTGATACTGGTAAGTTGATCGGAAAAAATGGAAAATTAATCAACGCAATAAAAACAGTCATTATGGCTTACAAAGTTAAAGATGCAACTTCATATCGTATAACGGTAAAAGCCATTGAAGAATGA
- the rpsP gene encoding 30S ribosomal protein S16: MTVIRLTKMGRKKRPFYRIVVTDSRKRRDGSWIESIGYYNPMVEPEVVKFDSERLAYWKSVGAKLSDRVAAITSK; the protein is encoded by the coding sequence ATGACAGTAATCAGACTTACAAAAATGGGACGTAAAAAAAGACCATTTTATCGTATAGTTGTAACTGATAGCAGAAAAAGACGCGATGGCAGCTGGATAGAAAGCATTGGATATTATAATCCTATGGTTGAGCCTGAAGTGGTAAAATTTGATTCTGAGCGTTTAGCTTATTGGAAAAGCGTAGGTGCTAAATTAAGCGATAGAGTAGCAGCTATTACAAGCAAATAA
- the ffh gene encoding signal recognition particle protein, whose protein sequence is MFEIVSESFKSAVNKLRFVDDEKALKNALDTLKKALLKADVHHKVTKELLALVENDVKTNGIGQKQFLDSIKKNLEEILSVKGKNQGFVFASKPPTVVLMCGLQGGGKTTTTVKIANYLKLRNKKVLIAACDLQRLAAVEQLRQLTQANELDLFFIENENNPLNVAKQALEKAKNSMYDVLLVDTAGRLAIDTALMNELKEVKAILNPDEVFYVADAMSGQDGVKTASSFNEALEITGVILSKFDADTKGGVALGIAKQIGVPLRFIGVGEKVADLEVFIPDRIVNRIMGEGDLATLAEKTAAIIDEKEAKKLNKKIKKGEFNFNDFLNQMESVKKLGSMKSIIGMIPGLSSMAANIKDIDLDNSKEIIHIKAMISSMTPKERENPDLLNNARKRRIAEGAGLSQMEVNRFLKQFSNAAKLAKKFSNKKGMENFMNMLQQAKRPQ, encoded by the coding sequence GTGTTTGAAATAGTTAGCGAATCGTTTAAATCCGCAGTTAATAAACTTCGTTTTGTTGATGATGAAAAAGCTTTGAAAAATGCTCTTGACACTTTAAAAAAAGCCCTTTTAAAAGCAGATGTGCATCATAAAGTTACTAAAGAATTATTAGCTCTTGTAGAAAATGATGTAAAAACTAATGGCATAGGTCAAAAACAATTTTTAGACTCAATTAAGAAAAATTTAGAAGAAATTTTAAGTGTTAAAGGCAAAAATCAAGGTTTTGTGTTTGCCAGTAAGCCACCTACGGTTGTTTTAATGTGTGGTTTGCAAGGTGGTGGTAAAACTACTACTACAGTAAAAATTGCTAATTATTTAAAACTAAGAAATAAAAAAGTACTAATTGCTGCATGTGATTTGCAAAGATTAGCTGCAGTAGAGCAATTAAGACAACTCACTCAAGCTAATGAGCTTGATTTATTTTTCATAGAAAATGAAAACAACCCTTTAAATGTAGCTAAACAAGCTTTAGAAAAAGCAAAAAATTCTATGTATGATGTTTTACTTGTAGATACTGCTGGCCGTTTAGCTATAGATACTGCTTTAATGAATGAGCTTAAAGAGGTAAAAGCTATTTTAAATCCTGATGAAGTTTTTTATGTAGCTGATGCTATGAGTGGTCAAGATGGCGTTAAAACTGCAAGTAGTTTTAATGAGGCTTTAGAAATTACTGGGGTTATTTTAAGTAAATTTGATGCAGATACTAAAGGCGGGGTTGCACTAGGTATAGCTAAGCAAATTGGTGTTCCATTAAGATTTATAGGTGTTGGTGAAAAGGTAGCTGATTTAGAAGTTTTTATACCTGATAGGATTGTCAATCGTATTATGGGCGAGGGCGATTTAGCGACTTTGGCTGAAAAAACTGCAGCGATTATTGATGAAAAAGAAGCAAAAAAACTTAATAAGAAAATTAAAAAAGGCGAATTTAATTTTAATGACTTTTTAAATCAAATGGAAAGTGTTAAAAAACTTGGCAGTATGAAATCAATCATTGGCATGATACCTGGTTTATCATCTATGGCAGCAAATATTAAAGATATTGACTTGGATAATTCTAAAGAAATTATTCATATTAAGGCAATGATTTCTTCAATGACTCCAAAAGAAAGAGAAAATCCTGATTTATTAAACAACGCAAGAAAGCGTCGTATTGCAGAGGGTGCTGGTTTATCACAAATGGAAGTAAATCGCTTTTTAAAACAATTTAGTAATGCAGCTAAGTTGGCAAAGAAATTTTCAAACAAAAAAGGAATGGAAAACTTTATGAATATGTTGCAGCAAGCTAAAAGACCACAATAA
- a CDS encoding pseudouridine synthase family protein codes for MQEKAYKLLAMQEKISNNAAKDLIDKGCVFAMGKKVVIARALMSSKTRFVVQKIKKAKILFEDDKIIALNKPYGEISENLEDVYNAKLINRLDKETSGVLLLSKDEEFRLKCIQEYKKQNVYKSYLAIVDGVIAEELEICEKITTIKNKSGAFSKIDKFGLEAHTQVVPLMVNAKKTLIKAIIKTGRTHQIRVHLNHIKHGIIGDEKYAKISSSRMFLHSYETHIFDYQFKALLDESFNAYGFEIKNLNF; via the coding sequence ATGCAAGAAAAAGCTTATAAGTTGCTTGCAATGCAAGAAAAAATTTCTAATAATGCAGCAAAAGATTTGATTGACAAAGGCTGTGTTTTTGCTATGGGTAAAAAGGTTGTTATAGCTAGAGCTTTGATGAGTTCTAAAACAAGATTTGTTGTGCAAAAAATAAAAAAAGCAAAAATACTTTTTGAAGATGATAAAATCATAGCTTTAAATAAGCCTTATGGGGAAATTAGCGAGAATTTAGAAGATGTTTATAATGCTAAATTAATCAATAGACTTGATAAAGAAACAAGTGGAGTTTTGCTTTTAAGTAAAGATGAGGAATTTAGACTAAAATGTATTCAAGAATATAAAAAGCAAAATGTTTATAAAAGTTATTTAGCTATTGTTGATGGAGTGATTGCTGAAGAGCTTGAAATTTGTGAAAAAATAACTACTATAAAAAATAAATCCGGAGCCTTTAGTAAAATTGATAAATTTGGCTTAGAAGCTCATACCCAAGTTGTACCTTTAATGGTAAATGCTAAAAAAACCTTAATAAAAGCAATTATCAAAACAGGTAGAACACATCAAATTAGAGTACATTTAAATCATATAAAACATGGTATTATAGGTGATGAAAAATATGCAAAAATTAGTTCATCAAGAATGTTTTTGCATTCTTATGAAACGCATATTTTTGATTATCAATTTAAAGCCTTGCTTGATGAGAGCTTTAATGCCTATGGTTTTGAAATAAAAAATTTAAATTTTTAA
- the waaA gene encoding lipid IV(A) 3-deoxy-D-manno-octulosonic acid transferase, which yields MIFFYYIFAVIIYIIAAPFLLILSFCKEKYKISLKSRFFLYKNLRQKQGDVYFHACSFGEIKSLIPLIKLFPACKISTITQTGFNEALKYSKKVNFFPFEVFVPFWMRSCRVLVIFEAELWLMLVFMAKFYNAKVVLLNARISDRSLKNYKRFGFFYRLIFKYIDVVFAQSQKDKERLECLGAKNVIAYKNIKANIKQEQVKNYSKPKARIIVFASTHENEERLLLNEINLEENDKLIIAPRHPERFGEVKEILKDFCQKNHYNMQKFSDFTLSENDFANFFNAKCLLLDTLGELESFYKISDVVFLCGSFIDNIGGHNPIEAARWNNIIISGKYFFNQESLYQEVDGLYICESVKDINNFLKQKLSQAQIKEQSDLNEIILSIKEGLDARKSL from the coding sequence TTGATTTTTTTTTATTATATTTTTGCTGTGATTATATATATAATTGCAGCTCCTTTTTTGTTGATTTTAAGTTTTTGCAAGGAAAAGTATAAAATATCATTAAAATCAAGATTTTTTCTTTACAAAAATTTAAGACAAAAGCAAGGTGATGTGTATTTTCATGCTTGTTCTTTTGGTGAAATTAAAAGCCTTATTCCTTTAATAAAACTTTTTCCAGCTTGTAAAATTTCAACTATAACTCAAACTGGTTTTAACGAAGCTTTAAAATATTCTAAAAAAGTAAATTTTTTCCCTTTTGAGGTTTTTGTACCTTTTTGGATGAGATCTTGTAGAGTTTTGGTTATTTTTGAAGCAGAGCTTTGGCTTATGCTTGTGTTTATGGCTAAATTTTATAATGCAAAAGTTGTTTTATTAAATGCTAGAATTAGCGATAGATCTTTAAAAAACTACAAGCGTTTTGGCTTTTTTTATCGTTTAATTTTTAAATATATTGATGTTGTGTTTGCGCAAAGTCAAAAAGACAAAGAAAGATTAGAATGCTTGGGAGCTAAAAATGTTATAGCATATAAAAATATCAAAGCTAATATAAAACAAGAACAAGTGAAAAACTATTCCAAGCCCAAAGCTAGGATTATTGTATTTGCTAGTACACATGAGAATGAAGAACGATTATTGCTTAATGAGATTAATTTAGAAGAAAACGATAAATTGATTATCGCTCCAAGACATCCAGAGCGTTTTGGCGAGGTTAAGGAAATTTTAAAAGATTTTTGTCAAAAAAACCACTATAATATGCAAAAATTTTCAGACTTTACTTTAAGCGAAAATGATTTTGCAAATTTTTTTAATGCTAAATGTTTATTATTAGATACTTTGGGTGAGCTAGAAAGTTTTTATAAGATTAGTGATGTGGTTTTTTTATGCGGCTCTTTTATAGACAATATAGGTGGGCATAATCCTATAGAAGCAGCTAGATGGAATAATATTATTATCTCAGGGAAATATTTTTTTAATCAAGAAAGTTTATATCAAGAAGTTGATGGTTTGTATATTTGCGAGAGTGTAAAAGATATAAATAATTTTTTAAAACAAAAATTATCACAAGCGCAGATTAAAGAACAAAGTGATTTAAATGAAATTATATTAAGCATAAAAGAAGGTTTAGATGCAAGAAAAAGCTTATAA
- a CDS encoding zinc ribbon domain-containing protein, whose translation MSKYLEQLIALSQIDKELDGFANKVEDATKDLKEKRNLLDKTEEEIAGFEKDIKDIENQKIQNNNHIAEFGVKIKEIAKKSAAVKTEKEANALKIEEDIAKEQLDAANEEIERLDKILENKEKFIQELQAKRSELENEVDQIDAQTKNVLVDIEKERLEIYDKKVKLVGEINQKVLTFYEKIRKWAGNTAVVPVKKHACYGCFMRIYDKTYLAVLKGDEIITCPHCGRILYKEKEENQN comes from the coding sequence ATGAGTAAATATTTAGAACAACTTATAGCTTTATCACAAATTGATAAAGAACTTGATGGTTTTGCAAATAAAGTAGAAGATGCTACAAAAGATTTAAAAGAAAAACGCAATTTACTTGATAAAACAGAAGAAGAAATTGCAGGCTTTGAGAAAGATATTAAAGATATAGAAAATCAAAAAATTCAAAATAACAATCATATTGCAGAATTTGGTGTAAAAATAAAAGAAATAGCCAAAAAAAGTGCAGCAGTAAAAACCGAAAAAGAAGCAAATGCTTTAAAAATTGAAGAGGATATAGCCAAAGAACAACTTGATGCAGCAAATGAAGAAATTGAAAGATTGGATAAAATTTTAGAAAATAAAGAAAAGTTTATACAAGAATTGCAAGCTAAAAGAAGTGAACTTGAAAATGAAGTGGATCAAATTGACGCTCAAACTAAAAATGTTTTAGTGGATATCGAAAAAGAAAGATTAGAAATTTATGATAAAAAGGTAAAACTAGTAGGTGAAATAAATCAAAAAGTTTTAACTTTTTATGAAAAAATTAGAAAATGGGCGGGAAATACTGCAGTAGTTCCTGTAAAAAAACATGCTTGTTATGGCTGTTTTATGAGAATTTATGATAAAACTTATTTGGCTGTTTTAAAAGGTGATGAAATCATAACTTGCCCGCATTGTGGAAGAATTTTGTACAAAGAAAAAGAAGAAAATCAAAATTGA